In one Mucilaginibacter ginsenosidivorax genomic region, the following are encoded:
- a CDS encoding methyltransferase RsmF C-terminal domain-like protein, translating into MNEQQFPDNFLQTLSAENGFDQENFIKAHQITDAPTSIRLNPFKRPSLKTDERVAWCSDGFYLNTRPSFTFDPLFHAGCYYVQEASSMFTDHILKHIRPNIDDTIKVLDLCAAPGGKSTLLNSAINAEDLLVANEIIKTRVPVLTDNLSRWGQANVIVSNNDPKDIGRLKSFFDIILVDAPCSGSGMFRKDPQAMNEWSEANVELCHQRQERILADILPALKEDGYLIYSTCSYSHQENEDILDWLCLEFDLESIRIPIYKEWGIVETQSPDKKAWGYRFYPGKVKGEGLFASCLKKKTNTGELGTFKNNIHQKISSKEIDQVKAYVNKPDDYYYFKVNEDWLAINRAHKESLNILQRHLYLKKSGVRVGKLMGKDLIPDHELALSTIINKDAVLQTELTYDQAIQYLRRDNIDLNPTEKGWSLMNYEGQALGWAKLLPNRINNYYPKEIRIFSSPSPPAP; encoded by the coding sequence ATGAATGAGCAACAGTTCCCCGATAATTTCCTGCAAACCTTAAGCGCAGAAAATGGATTTGACCAGGAAAATTTTATCAAAGCACATCAAATTACTGATGCGCCTACCTCTATAAGGCTTAATCCTTTTAAACGTCCATCATTAAAAACAGATGAACGGGTGGCCTGGTGTAGCGATGGATTTTATTTAAACACCCGTCCATCCTTCACTTTCGACCCGCTTTTTCATGCCGGGTGCTATTATGTACAGGAGGCATCGTCTATGTTTACCGACCATATATTAAAACACATCCGCCCTAATATAGATGACACCATAAAAGTACTTGACCTTTGCGCTGCTCCGGGTGGCAAAAGCACACTCCTTAACTCGGCCATTAATGCCGAGGATTTGTTAGTTGCTAACGAAATTATTAAAACACGCGTACCTGTATTAACAGATAACCTTAGCCGTTGGGGCCAGGCAAACGTAATAGTGAGCAATAATGATCCGAAAGACATTGGCCGGCTAAAAAGCTTTTTCGATATTATCCTGGTTGATGCACCATGTTCGGGCTCGGGCATGTTTCGTAAAGATCCGCAGGCTATGAACGAGTGGTCGGAAGCCAATGTGGAATTGTGCCACCAGCGGCAGGAACGGATTCTGGCCGATATACTCCCGGCCTTAAAAGAAGATGGATACCTTATATATAGTACCTGCTCCTACTCGCACCAGGAAAACGAAGATATACTGGATTGGCTTTGCCTTGAATTTGATTTGGAAAGCATCCGTATACCTATATATAAGGAGTGGGGTATTGTAGAAACGCAATCACCCGATAAAAAGGCCTGGGGATATCGCTTTTATCCGGGCAAGGTTAAGGGTGAGGGGCTATTTGCATCGTGCCTTAAAAAGAAAACCAACACCGGCGAACTGGGCACCTTTAAAAACAACATCCATCAAAAAATAAGCAGTAAAGAAATTGACCAGGTGAAAGCATACGTTAACAAACCGGACGACTACTATTATTTTAAAGTGAACGAAGATTGGCTGGCGATTAACCGCGCGCATAAAGAAAGTTTGAATATTTTACAGCGTCACCTTTACCTCAAAAAATCGGGGGTGAGAGTTGGTAAGTTAATGGGGAAAGATTTAATACCCGACCATGAGCTGGCTTTAAGTACTATTATTAATAAAGACGCGGTTTTACAAACAGAACTTACCTACGACCAGGCTATTCAGTATCTGCGCCGGGATAACATCGACCTAAACCCTACCGAAAAGGGATGGAGCCTGATGAACTACGAGGGACAAGCCTTAGGATGGGCTAAGCTATTGCCCAATAGGATCAATAATTATTATCCTAAAGAGATCAGGATATTTTCGAGCCCAAGCCCCCCGGCCCCCTGA